The genomic segment ACACCTTTGACGCCACTACTTAGGATATATCGCCTATCACCCTTAATGACAATCGCATAAGGTGCAGATATCCATGGAGTTGCAAAGTTATCGGTATAATACTGACAGAGGGTGAACCCACCTGGTGCTGCCTTGCGCCACTTCTCCAAATTATCTCTAAGGTCATATCTTGCATCGTCATACCCATAGCCATGATAGCGCCCCCAGTGAGCCCAAATGATTCGCAGTTTTGGATGGGGCTTCACCTTTTCTGGCGGCTCTTTTGGGTTGTAGCCGCCATAGGTCTCGACCAGCAATTTCGGCGCACTTACCGAAAGCCGCTCAATTAGCTCATTCATTAGCACGAACATCAGGTCAGCTGGCGTTGATTTGGAGCATTCGGGGCACTCGCAGAACTGCCCACCATCGAAGGGAAGCGGGCAAAAAATGTCTAGTCCAGGGCTTTCCAGCACAAACTTCTCAGCATTTTTAATGAACATTTGCCGAGCCTCAGGGTTTGAAAGGCAGAATTGCGAGCCGGCAAACTCCTGCTTAACACGCTTTCTATTACGCATTCCGAACCATTCTGGATGTTCGCTGTAGAGGTCGTTCGGAAGGAAATGGGGATAACTGTGCGCCGGGCCATGAAGAATCATGCCTCGCTTCTTTATCTCTTTAATGACGCCCCCAGCCTCCATCTGTTTATATTGTTCGCCTACGGGAGTACGGTGGTCACACTGCCAGCCCATGCCGTTATACCGTGCTTTCATGGCAACGTCGAGCTGGGCTTTCATTGCTGGAGGATTAACCTCAAAAAAGAAAGAGCTCGCGTTGCAAATTCGGTATTCGATAGGTGAGGCAATCGCAGTTTTACCAACCTCCAAACGAACAGTACTTAGGCGAGGAACAACCTCAACATCTTTGGGATCCTGCTGAGGATAAAACCATCGGCAGCCGATGCGCTCCAAGAGGTCATAAATGCCATAAACAACGCCGCGTTCATTGTCGCCGCCAACAACAATTCTGTCCGAGGTTATTGCCACAGCATAGCCATCAAAACCAACCGCGGGCTCTGGCAGAAGCATATCATCGTCCGAAGAAAGGTCCGTGCGGAGGCCTAGCACAATCGCAGGGCCGTCGCCCGGACCTATCGGCAGTTCGCAGCCGCTCATCTCTTTTAGATATTTCTGCAGTTCGCCTGCCGCAAACTTGCAGACTTCGCCGTCTGATACATTGACTATCCGCCAGTTAGTTTTGCCTTTTTTAACAATCTCAGCCTCCATATTGCCGGCAACCCCCATACTGTGGAATAAAAGCAAGGTTAATGCGATTAGCCACACCGACCCCTTTCTCATTTCACAATCTCCACAACATACTCGCCTGAAAGGCGGTCGCCCTTTTTTAGCAAAATCTGGCCAAGACGACACTGAGACAAGATATGCATCCAGACGCCGTCTTTCGAAAGTGCGGTGCGTACGTGAACGTCGGCATTGGCGTGAACTTTGATGCCTTTTCTATCCGGCGATTCGAGCGATGCTTCGTATATATTGAACTTTACTGAGCGGAAGTCTGCAGTTCCAAGCTCAGTTTGGTCGAGCGACCAAGGCCAAGCTGGCTTCTTATTCCACGCTTCCTCTCCCCACCTTGAGTCGCGGCGGGCCCTTGCGCTACCCTCAGGTCTAAGAATGCACTCCTGGGGGAATACATTTCCCCACTCCGACCACCGGCGCCACCTTATCTCGTCGCATTCCGACTTTAGGATAAGCTTTGCGCCTAGCTCCCGCATATTCATCTCGTCGCCTAAGTAGATATAGTCATAAATAATTCGTCCCATGCCCTCTTTATCTACAAGCCAGCTGGTCCAACCTGCAAAACCTTCATAGCGGTCGCGAACAGTGAGCTTCAGGCCTTCCTGCGTCTCTTTGGCGGAGACCTCCTCAACAACCCTAGTTCTGATTTCGGGGAATACCGCGTAGGGCGGCGAGTTTGGGCCTGCCAAATCTCCAAAGTCATATCTAGTCAGGTGGATGGAAGGAAATGCAGTGATTGGAGCATCATGCCGTTTATCATTGACTGCGAAATCGCCTAGAGTGCGGTCGAGAACCAGCGAGAATCCTCTGCCCCAAATAACGATTGTTTTCCCGTCATCCTGCCATTCCGGCGGGCCGGCCTTACTTCTTGGCAGAGGTTTTTGCTCAATTTCACCCAATTGAATCGAACGGGCATTAACCAAATTGCCATTTTTATCCCAAACTCGCAGGATGAGACTTTCGCCCATCGGAGTCCCCTCTGGGATTGGAATCTCTATATTTCCAATCGAAGAAGGAGGAATGCTAGCTTTTACGATTCCTGATTTACCACAAACTTCCCAGGTTATTTTCAATCCCGACAAACTTGTGAACGAATAGCGATTCTCTACTGGAACACGCACAAACTCCTTGCCAGGGGTATAATCCACACAACTAGCTGGAAACCAAACAGGGCTGAAGATAAGTCGTGCAAGATGCCATTCAGGCTTCGGACGGCGCCAGACATCAATCAAGCCCCAAAAGCCATGGTGCCAAGCATACCCGCAATGCTTTCCATCGCGGAAGTAAAAGGCATCGTCGTGGGAAGCCCATATCGCTCCACCTACTATGTGGTCGGAGTGATAGATGCCGCTCCATGCGCCAGGCTTTGCGCACGGCTTCATGACCGGAAGGTCATATTCTGCCGCTATTTCCCTTGCAAATTTCGAATCGGGGTCGGCATGGCCGCGGCCAAAATATTCTCGCAGGCCAGGGTTGATCATAACGTCGGTCTGCTCATGGCAAACCGGAAACCAATACTCGCCAAAGAGGATGGGACGTGAGCGATCTTTAAACTGCTCATGCCAAGGCATTGGAGGGTAATGGTAATTCTCGATATCGCAGATTTCTTTCGGGTCTGGGTTGTTGAATGTCGTGGGACGCGTAGGGTCTAGATACTTTATCAGCTTATTTGAGACTTCAAAAAACTCATTAAAGTGTGATTCATTGGCAAGCGACCAGATAATCACGCTGGGGTGCGCGTGGCAGTAGTCAACCATTGCTGACGTTGGTACGAGTATTTGCCGCAGGCACTCCACATCATCTCTAGGGCCCACCCAGCAGAATAGCGCCTCCACCTCGACGTACATTCCAAGTCGGTCAGCGGCATCAAGCAGCTCGTTGGTCGGCGGGTAATGAGATGTTCGGATATAATTCAAGTTCGCCGCTTTAAGCAAGCGAACGTCCTCTTCGGCATGGTGCATCGTATTCGCTCGACCCGTCAGTGGGTCAACTTCATGATGGCATGCACCAGCCAGCTTGACTCGCTTGCCGTTGATGAAAAGCTGTTTGTCGTGCCATTCAATCTTGCGAAAGCCGACGGTGCGCTCAATCCGCTCAACGAGATTTTCGCCATCCATGAGTTCGAGTACAAGGCGGTAGAGATTGGGTTTCTCTGCACTCCATTTGAGCGGATTCTTGACATGAGCAACCACCTCAAAATCAGTCTGCCCAGCCACTAGGTCAAGCTTCGGAAGGGAATGCTTGATTTGCTTTCCTTGGGGCGAAAAAAGAAGGATATTAAGCACCATGCCCGCGTGGTTTGGTGCTCCGTCTACAGAAAATGCAAGCTTGAGGTCGGCATCTTTATAATCTTTGTCCAGGTCTGTATTCAAACGCAGGCTTCTGATATGGACCGCCGGCAGTGCATACAAATGCACCGAACGATCAATACCACCCAGGTTGTGGAATGCATACCCTGAAGAATACGAAAGTGCCTCAGAAACGGTTGCGACAATCATGCGAAGGTCGAGGCGGTTTGTCACACCAACATGGGCGAATTTTGTTATCTCCCATTCGACAGGCGTAAACAGATTCTCGCTGTAGCCTAGATACCGCCCGTTTAGCCAGTAATCAGTTCCGGCATGAACTGCATCGAACCGCAGAAAGATGCGGTGGCCAGCCCACTCTTGTGGGATTACAAACTCGAGCGCCATTGCGACCGGCTTATCCTGAGGGATATCGTATCCTTGCTGGAGCCATTGGCCAGGAACTTTTATATCGCCCCAAAGGGTGCTGTCCATTGGAAGCGGGCGCTTGTCTTCAGGGGGGTTGGGACTGATGCGCCAGGTGCCATCAAGTAGCAGGTGGTTGCTTTTCAAGCCGCCCACCTTGACGGGAATCGGCCTGAAGCGAATAGGGTCGAAGAATAAGTCCTTAGAAGCCAAGACCTTTTCAATCCTTGACCCTTCAAAGTTCGCCGTGATGCGAACATCCCCCTCCAATCGCTCAACCTGCTGTCGGTCGAAGCTGAATGAGCCACCGACTCCAGTGGTAGTTTCTAATACCACGCCAGGTTTATCAGCCGAGGTAAGCTTGACATTAACGCCCTCAATGCCATCATAGCTCAAACTCAGTATTTTGCCGGTCAACTCGGTCTGAGTGCCGAAAATAGACCCAAAGCGAATAGATGGACCTGGTGGTGGAGACGAAGCCCAAAGTTCAATTATCGAAACTGTGGCGTTAACCTCGCCGTGAATTCTCCACTCCAGTGTTACCTTACCATCACTTGTAGCTTCTGGGGGTATTTTGCATATAAGACGGACTGCCTTCGCCTTTGGAAGCGCATATGGACCATGGAGCTCGACGCCATCCGCCCACATGCTTTGCACTCGGTTGTATACGTGGTCATTCGCATAAGTTACGGCAACAATGTAGTCCAGCTTTGGATCAAGATTTTCGTATACGGCGATTATCTTTTTATAGCTGAAGACCGCCGACCTAGACTTCAAATCAGCGTCCGTATCGCTAGTGTTGAAGGTCCAGAGATAGCAGTCGTCCATCCTAACATGCGGCTGCCTACCCTCGATGCCGCAATCGTCATAAGCATAAAGGTAATAACCGCACGGCACGGCATCGAGCATATAACCCATAGAGAACACTCCTTTAGATGAGGTTAATGCCGTTAGAGCCAAGCAGGCGAAGGCTGTAGTCAAACGCAACAATTCAGGCAGGCACCTCCAGGTCAGACAGCCATTCATCGGTTATCTTTTTGCCTAGCAAGAAAAACTTGCGGTCTGGATGCCAGAGCACAAAGTTATTATTGCGTTTCGTTACACTTGGATAGACCCCGATATCGAGGCGGTTCAGCGGACCAATGCCATGCCCGTCGTTATCCATTAACTGCTTTGACTGGCTGAACCAAATCGGCTGTTCAGCATTTGGACGGTACTCACCTAGGGCGATAAACGCTGGGCGGCGGTTGAATTTCGTCTCTTCAGGCTGGTGGCCATCCACACGACCATCGTTATTGTGATGAAGGAGGATGTACCTGCCCGCTGAATATTCGTATATCGGACAACAACAGAGCGGCTGGAGTATTGGAAGGCCATGGTCGCGTCTGAGGAGTGGCCGTGGATTGCACCAATTAAGACCGTCGTCGTTGGAAATGCTGTACCAAACATAACCAGACATTGTACGCATTGTGCAAAACAACCGCTTATCGGGAAGTCGCACCAGACTCGGCTCTTGGGCAATACTTAGAAGGGGATTGCTGTAATGAGGGACTCGGAGCGCATTGTTACCCCAAGCGGAATATGTAACTTCGATATCCTTGGGCTGAGGATTTTCATCTATGTTCTCAAAGCGCATGAACTCAACCACACTTTCCCATGCAGTCCAAGAGTTGTTATGTGGAGGGGTTCGTACAGCCTTGCTGACCCAGCGGGTAAAGCCTGTAAACCACTTGCCCTTCAAATCTTTTATTGGCTTCTGCCAGACAATCCAATTGGAGGGCACTTTTGAATCAGGGTGGTCGTAGGGGCTTCGAGCCATGGGTATGGTTTGCGGCTTCGACCAAGTTTTCCCCATGTCATCGCTGTAGATGCAGTCCATTGTGCCTGTATGTTGGTGGATGACATCGTCTATGCCTTGATACTGATTATAGATTACATAAATGCGCCCTGACTTCGAGACAATGGGGAATCCCCAGCTTGCCATATATCCATCGCCGGGTTTGGTGGGACCTACCAAGCGCTTTGGTGGAGACCAAGTTGCTCCTTCATCATCAGAACGCGAGAAAACAATGCGGTGGTCCCCAGCACCTTCATAGCTACTCTGGGTCCACACAGCCATCAGCGAGCCATCCGGCCCATCAAACACCAGGAAATGTTCGTTTCCAGTATCGAACGTTGAGCCATCAATGCTTTTAGGCTTATACACTATATAGTCGGGCTTGGTGCGCTGAATTTCTGTGTTTAGGATATCTTCCACATTACCCATTGCCGCTTCTTCGCCTCTATCTTTGCCTAACAACACACCTGGAGCCAGCTTAAGACCAGCAGCAGACATGCCAAGCTGCCTTAGAAAAAACCGCCGATTAATTTTTCTGCTCATTTTATAATTGGCGCACTGAACAATCCTGACAAATGAAAAGGTTAAATGCCTTTTCCAGCTCGGCTTTTCAGCATTGTCTTGCTTTTCTCAGCAATTTCCCGCTCGATTTTCTCTGTGTCAAATGGGTCGCCTGCCTCCTTGAGGAGCCGCTTGAGTCTGCTCTCCATCTCAGTTTGGAGCTTCTTATATGCCGGGTCGTTTACCAAATTCCTCATTTGGTAGGGGTCATTCTTGTTATCATAAAGTATCCATGGTCCGCCGTCCGCAAGGCGAACGTATGTATGGGTCTTTGTGCGCACTCCTCGCCACTCAGTGGCCGCGTTTATAATCCAGGGATTGCCACCGGGGAGCATCTTCATAATAAGCAGCGCATCGCGTTGGTCAGAGCGCTTGCCGAGTGCCGCATCTGCAAGGCTAATTCCCTGAACGCCTTTTGGAATAGGCAGACCTGCCAAACTAAGAAGCGTCGGCATGATATCCATTGGCGACAAAAGCGCATCAGTAGTTATGCCCTTAGGAACGCGCCTTGGGTAGCGAAGTATGAATGGGATATTTATGGATTCTTCGAACGGCTCCTGCTTATGCGACATCCGATGTGAACCAAGCATATCGCCATGGTCAGAGCTGAATACAAGAATTGTATCTTCTGCAATGCCTTCTTCATCTAGAGCCTTCATGATACGACCAATGCAGACATCCAAGCCATGGGTAGCGGCATAATATCCCTGCATATTCCGCCGTATACCGTCGTCGGAGTCTATTATCCTCCGCCATTTTGCCCGCTTCATCGCGGCTTCGGAGTTGCTAGCTGGAATAGGATGCCTCTCAAGTTCGATTCGCACAAGCTCTTTTTCAGCGGTGTTAGGGCGCAACTCCATCTTTTCCGGCGGAAACATTGCCATGTATTCGTCAGGAGCGATGTATGGGTCATGCGGTGGGTTCCAAGATAAAAATAAACAGAAGGGTCTATCCTTGTTAGCTTTAATATAGCTGATTGCCTTGTCGGTTTGGACGTTAGGCCGCCATATTTGCTTGCCATCGGGTCCTTCCGAGAGTATCGGTCCCTTCACCGGCTCCCAGTAGTCGAACCCAAGCCTTCTATCTGGCGGCACTCCACCCTTGCCTTCAGTCTTGCCCTGAAGATGCCATTTGCCGATGTACCCTGTGGCATAGCCCTGTGATTTAAACGCAGTGCCAATATACGGAAGCCCATCCCATATTGGGAAGTCGTTGTATACAACGCCGTTCGACATAGGATACCGCCCTGTCATTAACATTGCACGGAACGGCGAACACACAGGCCAGGTGCTGATGGCGTTGGTAAATCGCACTCCCTCCGACGCCAGCTTGTCGAGATTTGGCGTCCTCGCCTGCTTGTCGCCATAACATCCCACAGAACAGGCTCTGAGTTGGTCAGCAAAAATGAATATTACATTTGGCTTTCGCGCATTATTATCAGCGAATCCAGCAGGAATTCGCCCGCTTAGTGCTACACTTGCTGCAATCGCACCAGCTCCCTTTAGAAACTCCCGCCTTGTTTGCCTAGGTTGATTTTCGGACATGCCAAGCCTCCTAAACTTTGCTCTTAAGGTCTAGCCCTTTTCCAACCACCGCGAAGTTGCTTGCTCAATTTAGCCACAAGTTCCTTATTCTCTGGCAAGCCAGCAATGTTTACGTTGCCCAATGGATCTTTTTCATAGTCATAAAGCTCAACTGCAACAACATCGCCACCATCCATTTTAATCCATTCGGTGTAGCGATAGCGGTCTGTGCGCATGGAATAACCCATCACATTCCCCGGACGTGGATACTGGCTGAATGCAGCCTTCTTCCATTTGCGCTTGGGATCATTCATCACTGGCACAGCGCTAGTGCCCTCAAGGTTATCGGGTATGGGCAGTCCTGCAAGCTCGCAGAGGGTCGGATAAATGTCGACAAATTCCACTAGAGCGTCTGTCTTTGCACCCTTGTTCTTTTGTCCGGGGGCGCTTATGATGAGAGGCGAGCGAGTTGCAACCTCGAAGTTTGTATGTTTGCACCACAAGCTGTGGTCGCCCAGGTGCCACCCGTGGTCGCCCCAAAGCACAACGATTGTCTTATCCTTAAGGCCAAGCTTTTCCAACTCATTAAGCACCCGCCCAATCTGAGCATCAGTGTAACTTGCGGCTGCATAATAAGCATAGCGAAGCTCTAGCGCCTTTTCATCGGATATGGGTCCAACGTCCGGGATATCCGTGTACGAACGCAGTTCACCAAAAGTAGTAAGTGCAATCTCAGGGCTGTCCTTTGGCGGGAAGGGATTTGGAGATAAGCCTATTTTGGCTTTTTCGCCTGCGTACATATCGAAATACTTTTTAGGCGCCACAAACGGTAGGTGTGGTTTATGGAAGCCGACTGCAAGGAAAAACTTTTTATCCTTGATTTCGCATAAGGTTTCGATTGCATGGTCGGCGATCATTCCGTCAGCAAGAGCATTATCGGGACAATCGGGGTCTTCCCAAGCCGGCCCTTTTAGAATGGATGCCCTGCGGATAATTTTGAGAGGCAATCCAGTTTGGGGGTCTTTTTCTACTACCTCGTCCTTGAGCTTTCTTCCTTGTGCTTCTAGCTTCTCTCTAAGTTCTTTCTGCTGAGCCAAGCTCTCGGGCTTCAAGTAAGTTGGTGCCTTTGCCGCCCAATGTGGTACACTCCAGGACTGGGGATCATCAAGGCCAGGATGGTATATCTTTCCCATCGCCTGGGTGTGGTAGCCATGCTTCTTAAAGTACTCTGGCAACGTTACAACGTTCGGAATGAATTTTCGGAAATGATCCTCAAGGTTGTAGACCTTGGTACTGTCAGGACGAAGACCCGTGAGGAGCGAGGTCCGCGACGGACTGCATACCGCTTGCTGGCAGTAAGCACGGGTGAAGACGGTGCCCCGAGCTGCGAGGGCGTCAATATTCGGCGTCTTGATGACTGGTGCACCATAGCATCCCAAAGTAGGCCTAAGATCGTCAACGGCTATGAAAAGGACATTATATTTGCCTTCTTCCTTTCCAAATGCAAGCTCTGGCGAAATGGCAGAAAGCCCGGCAAAAGCACCAGCCATTAATGTCGCTTTTAAGAAATCTCTTCGCGTGTATTGCTTCATATCGCTCGACTCCCTTTCTTTTGATTATCACTTGTTTTGCTTAGGTTTGGGGTAAACCCACTCTCCTTGTCTGCCGAAATAAGGATAGCTATCCCAGCGGTCATCGTTTGGATTAGTCGCACGTGGGTCCCTTGTTTTTGTCATCCAGGTCTGCAGTCTCCGCGCTAATTTCTCCTTGATGCCGGCATATTCAGGGTCGTCTGCCACGTTGTGGACGGTCCACGGGTCACGCTTTAGGTCATAGAGTTCCTCGGCTGGCCGCTTTGCGGTTGAAAGCTCGAAGTATGGCTTAATTTTGGGGTCATCCCGCCGGCTCAAGATGAGCTTTTTAGATGGGCTTGTGTCTATATCACCAAAATCGCCAACTGCCACCCACATTTTTGGGTCGCCTGCAGGCCACCGCTCTGGGTGGAAGTTGCGAATATAAAGGAAATCCTTAGTGCGTATTGCTCTGCAAGGATATCCCAAGTTGCCTTCACGGCAATTTACATGACGCTCCTTTTCCACGAAAACGGCGTCGCGCCGTGCTGGTTCATCTTCGGTCAACAAATCAATCAGGCTGCGTCCAGTCATGTCAGGAAGCGGCTTCAGGCCAGCCGCCTCCAAGAACGTCGGTGCGAAGTCCGTATGGCTTACGACCTCATCCACTTTTCGGCCGCCCTTCACTCTTGCTGGCCAACGGATGGCGAGAGGCATATGCGCACCTGCCTCATAAAGGTTTGCCTTCGCCCTTGGGAATGGCATGCCGTTGTCGCTTGTGATGACCACTATGGTGTTTTCGGCGCGGCCAGACAATTCAAGATTTTCGAGCACAGCGGCACATTGCTTGTCAAATTGCTCAACGTTCCAATAGTAATCAAGGATATCGCTTCTCACTTCTGGGGTGTCAGGCAAGAAAGGCGGAACTTCTACATCCTCTAGACGCATACCAGAATTAACACCACAGCCCAATTCATAATCTCTATGCGGAAAATGGCTGCCAAACCAAAAGCAAAATGGCTTGTTTCTCGGGGCTTGCTCCAAAAACTCTTTGAAGTTTTTAAACTGCGGACCTGCTGGGTTGCGCGTTCTTCCCGTGCCCTCAAGCTTCCCAGGTCCCCATCCTTTGCCGCTCAGCCCAATAAAGTAACCATCTTCCTCCAGGATATCAGGGAATGTCTTGAACCTGGCAGGCAAAATGCCGTAGAGGTTTGCACCTTCATCCAGACAGTGTATAGCCTGGCCAGTCAATATGGCTCCCCTTGACGGCGTACATGTTGGGGCGGCACAAAATGAATTTGTGAATAGTACGCCCTCTCTCGCAACTCTATCGAAGGTAGGGGTCTTCACTACTCTATCGCCAAGAATGCTGGCGTGCGGGAATGACCAGTCGTCTGCAATCATGAAGAGGATATTCGGGCGTTCGTCGGACGCCTTTGCAGAAGAAACCACGCCAAAGGTATTGAATGCCAAACCCACTGAGGCCGCTCCCGCCGCTTTGAAAAAATCCCGCCGGGTGATTGCTCGCTTACTATTCATTTCTTCTCCCTCCCTGCCATTTGAAGGCTTTAAATAAATAACTTACCAAGGTGCCGTGCGCAAAGGAATTGGGTCTTGAGTAAGCACACTAGCGTCGAAACAAAGTTTAAGCATTTCCATCTTGAGAGCGGTGTGCTCAGGGCTATCCCACAGATTATCATGTTCGCCAGGATCAGCCTCCAGGTCATACAACTCGCCTATTTTTAAGCCCGCATAAGAAGTCAGCTTATGCTTGCGAGTTCGCACAGTAGTCAGCAGGGGTTTTTCCTTCAAGCTGTCATGGAAAGGCTGACCAATGTAATACTCTGCGTAGATATAATCTTTGTGCTTATGTGGGTCTGCATCTCCGGTACAGATGCCGTAGAACGACTTGCCTTGAACGCGAACTGGAATCTCCATCCCAACGGCGTCAAGTATCGTAGGCACGATATCTACAAGTTCGACCAGCGCATCACTCTTGAGCCCAGCTACGAAGTGTCCTGGCCAAGAAATAATAAGCGGCACCCTCAGCGAACAATCGTACATATGGGGTCCTTTGAGGTACATACCATGGTCGCCCAAAAGCTCGCCGTGGTCGCTCATGAAGATAACTATCGTGTTTTCTCTTTGGCCGGTTTCCTCCAGCACTCTCAGCATGCGGCCGACGTTGTCGTCTATCTGCTCAATCATTGCGTAATATGCGGCAGTTACCTCTCTCCGCTCTCTGCGAGTCATTTTGCTGAATCCCAGCAGCATTCCCCCGTATGCGCCGTCGTGGTCTACCTGCTGGAATATTGGCTTGTTGTGGAGTTCTCCTGGCTTATATGCTGGGTCTGGAAGCTTGTCGGGGTCGTAGCGGTCAAGATACTCTTTTGGTGGGTCGAATGGGTGGTGAGGGGCAAAGATATTTACACTCATCAGCCAAGGACCCTGACGCTTCTCGGTAATAAAATCAATCGCCCTATCAGCACACCACTTGGTCTGGTGCAATTCTGCTGGCACTCCTGCAAAGGCGTGCTTGCCTTTTGGAGGACGATAAATGTCATTCCATTTATAGCCCTTGGACTCAAGCCAAGCTGTGTACTGGTTGTCCTTTCCCCAGTGAGGGTGAGGGTCGTGGCTCCAATTGAATACCCTATAGCCGTCGTCAATCCGCTTTTCAACTTGCTTATGGCAAGGAGCAAGGTGCAACTTGCCCGATAGGCCGCAGTCATAGCCTGCATCGGCTAGCATTTTGGTGATAAGCACCTCATGCGGCGGAATTG from the Armatimonadota bacterium genome contains:
- a CDS encoding DUF4838 domain-containing protein; this encodes MRKGSVWLIALTLLLFHSMGVAGNMEAEIVKKGKTNWRIVNVSDGEVCKFAAGELQKYLKEMSGCELPIGPGDGPAIVLGLRTDLSSDDDMLLPEPAVGFDGYAVAITSDRIVVGGDNERGVVYGIYDLLERIGCRWFYPQQDPKDVEVVPRLSTVRLEVGKTAIASPIEYRICNASSFFFEVNPPAMKAQLDVAMKARYNGMGWQCDHRTPVGEQYKQMEAGGVIKEIKKRGMILHGPAHSYPHFLPNDLYSEHPEWFGMRNRKRVKQEFAGSQFCLSNPEARQMFIKNAEKFVLESPGLDIFCPLPFDGGQFCECPECSKSTPADLMFVLMNELIERLSVSAPKLLVETYGGYNPKEPPEKVKPHPKLRIIWAHWGRYHGYGYDDARYDLRDNLEKWRKAAPGGFTLCQYYTDNFATPWISAPYAIVIKGDRRYILSSGVKGVYVLHWAKGYWWNHGLNSYMAGRCFYDISLDPYDLIRDYAVRYFGENAGPLLSAYYIQWATNIDLLYHVRDGTSESDRKLLAEQRRLWVDPAVEAVKDDPLLSHRVGKVDKLHRVAEMLAEAHRMREEVAEQRKAGDIKGARKLLEKAKAYTDGVLAYMASVAELGEGLIDRNEVSGFITLGVKRWIEEEEKAIEGIAK
- a CDS encoding glycoside hydrolase encodes the protein MSRKINRRFFLRQLGMSAAGLKLAPGVLLGKDRGEEAAMGNVEDILNTEIQRTKPDYIVYKPKSIDGSTFDTGNEHFLVFDGPDGSLMAVWTQSSYEGAGDHRIVFSRSDDEGATWSPPKRLVGPTKPGDGYMASWGFPIVSKSGRIYVIYNQYQGIDDVIHQHTGTMDCIYSDDMGKTWSKPQTIPMARSPYDHPDSKVPSNWIVWQKPIKDLKGKWFTGFTRWVSKAVRTPPHNNSWTAWESVVEFMRFENIDENPQPKDIEVTYSAWGNNALRVPHYSNPLLSIAQEPSLVRLPDKRLFCTMRTMSGYVWYSISNDDGLNWCNPRPLLRRDHGLPILQPLCCCPIYEYSAGRYILLHHNNDGRVDGHQPEETKFNRRPAFIALGEYRPNAEQPIWFSQSKQLMDNDGHGIGPLNRLDIGVYPSVTKRNNNFVLWHPDRKFFLLGKKITDEWLSDLEVPA
- a CDS encoding sulfatase-like hydrolase/transferase, whose amino-acid sequence is MSENQPRQTRREFLKGAGAIAASVALSGRIPAGFADNNARKPNVIFIFADQLRACSVGCYGDKQARTPNLDKLASEGVRFTNAISTWPVCSPFRAMLMTGRYPMSNGVVYNDFPIWDGLPYIGTAFKSQGYATGYIGKWHLQGKTEGKGGVPPDRRLGFDYWEPVKGPILSEGPDGKQIWRPNVQTDKAISYIKANKDRPFCLFLSWNPPHDPYIAPDEYMAMFPPEKMELRPNTAEKELVRIELERHPIPASNSEAAMKRAKWRRIIDSDDGIRRNMQGYYAATHGLDVCIGRIMKALDEEGIAEDTILVFSSDHGDMLGSHRMSHKQEPFEESINIPFILRYPRRVPKGITTDALLSPMDIMPTLLSLAGLPIPKGVQGISLADAALGKRSDQRDALLIMKMLPGGNPWIINAATEWRGVRTKTHTYVRLADGGPWILYDNKNDPYQMRNLVNDPAYKKLQTEMESRLKRLLKEAGDPFDTEKIEREIAEKSKTMLKSRAGKGI
- a CDS encoding sulfatase produces the protein MAGAFAGLSAISPELAFGKEEGKYNVLFIAVDDLRPTLGCYGAPVIKTPNIDALAARGTVFTRAYCQQAVCSPSRTSLLTGLRPDSTKVYNLEDHFRKFIPNVVTLPEYFKKHGYHTQAMGKIYHPGLDDPQSWSVPHWAAKAPTYLKPESLAQQKELREKLEAQGRKLKDEVVEKDPQTGLPLKIIRRASILKGPAWEDPDCPDNALADGMIADHAIETLCEIKDKKFFLAVGFHKPHLPFVAPKKYFDMYAGEKAKIGLSPNPFPPKDSPEIALTTFGELRSYTDIPDVGPISDEKALELRYAYYAAASYTDAQIGRVLNELEKLGLKDKTIVVLWGDHGWHLGDHSLWCKHTNFEVATRSPLIISAPGQKNKGAKTDALVEFVDIYPTLCELAGLPIPDNLEGTSAVPVMNDPKRKWKKAAFSQYPRPGNVMGYSMRTDRYRYTEWIKMDGGDVVAVELYDYEKDPLGNVNIAGLPENKELVAKLSKQLRGGWKRARP
- a CDS encoding sulfatase produces the protein MNSKRAITRRDFFKAAGAASVGLAFNTFGVVSSAKASDERPNILFMIADDWSFPHASILGDRVVKTPTFDRVAREGVLFTNSFCAAPTCTPSRGAILTGQAIHCLDEGANLYGILPARFKTFPDILEEDGYFIGLSGKGWGPGKLEGTGRTRNPAGPQFKNFKEFLEQAPRNKPFCFWFGSHFPHRDYELGCGVNSGMRLEDVEVPPFLPDTPEVRSDILDYYWNVEQFDKQCAAVLENLELSGRAENTIVVITSDNGMPFPRAKANLYEAGAHMPLAIRWPARVKGGRKVDEVVSHTDFAPTFLEAAGLKPLPDMTGRSLIDLLTEDEPARRDAVFVEKERHVNCREGNLGYPCRAIRTKDFLYIRNFHPERWPAGDPKMWVAVGDFGDIDTSPSKKLILSRRDDPKIKPYFELSTAKRPAEELYDLKRDPWTVHNVADDPEYAGIKEKLARRLQTWMTKTRDPRATNPNDDRWDSYPYFGRQGEWVYPKPKQNK
- a CDS encoding sulfatase-like hydrolase/transferase; the protein is MEQNNAMTRRNFIKAAGVMAAGLALGSSEAYSEEVMKKKRPNILWICTDQQRYDTIAVLGNPYIRTPNLDKLVSEGVAFTHAFAQNPVCTPSRASFLTGRYPRTTGARQNGQAIPPHEVLITKMLADAGYDCGLSGKLHLAPCHKQVEKRIDDGYRVFNWSHDPHPHWGKDNQYTAWLESKGYKWNDIYRPPKGKHAFAGVPAELHQTKWCADRAIDFITEKRQGPWLMSVNIFAPHHPFDPPKEYLDRYDPDKLPDPAYKPGELHNKPIFQQVDHDGAYGGMLLGFSKMTRRERREVTAAYYAMIEQIDDNVGRMLRVLEETGQRENTIVIFMSDHGELLGDHGMYLKGPHMYDCSLRVPLIISWPGHFVAGLKSDALVELVDIVPTILDAVGMEIPVRVQGKSFYGICTGDADPHKHKDYIYAEYYIGQPFHDSLKEKPLLTTVRTRKHKLTSYAGLKIGELYDLEADPGEHDNLWDSPEHTALKMEMLKLCFDASVLTQDPIPLRTAPW